A genomic segment from Pectinophora gossypiella chromosome 3, ilPecGoss1.1, whole genome shotgun sequence encodes:
- the LOC126382088 gene encoding uncharacterized protein LOC126382088 isoform X3, giving the protein MKSPKSKAPDKQHKTENNPEVLYHCRVCLIEIRSCPTDMFVPWLHSSFSSTLGEDVTIATHISNIANIEIPEIDGWPKYICTECLNKLSVCLTFINDVRHSEQMLKNKQMDKETDNEEQSNEVTDKTWPKPIQLDKNVSVEIMPFDIEIKQEVISDEELEGKGSDDNRQDCEMLLDIKVEPEEITEQTLPIQVTVNGTISQDQFSSLNGCEDNEKEEWLSSISVKEEPISEDELIPSDMPLECLLCAKTFHTVAGLKAHVITQHSYKTVKRKAENSHTPETKRRSLAEAEKKYFICGICRRNFLTSTDLRVHETCHNKFCCFACNSKFDTFREVTDHRNRCKVKAKAVKPKTLRDAIRERAKTGIEVTSENKKPQCKTCGISFRDALYLRLHNAEQHPNEDATEETISRTEDKNKEDLEVKITIEKCKEDDSKYSKIETELESIFEYAVEKEDSKGSELNDSVYLESREQLEETLGDNGSGIAVEVTDLSVEKLIETNDSQKRLSDQSQEDCEQNETGTIELSNSQIDEPQTSMDKIDINILDANVVVEQSNIEANTNPSDLQVNTNVDKDESIGQIEIEISRMEDNIIEQAANSQEIAKTDLIECIEQNQEARK; this is encoded by the exons atgAAGTCTCCAAAGTCTAAAGCACCTGATAAACAGCATAAAACTGAAAACAACCCAGAAGTTCTGTATCATTGCCGTGTCTGCCTAATTGAGATAAGAAGCTGCCCCACGGACATGTTCGTCCCTTGGCTGCACTCAAGTTTTTCAAGTACTCTTGGTGAAGATGTAACCATAGCTACCCATATCAGTAATATTGCAAATATAGAG ATTCCCGAAATAGATGGGTGGCCGAAGTACATATGCACTGAGTGTTTAAATAAACTTAGTGTATGTTTAACATTTATAAACGACGTACGACATTCTGAACAAATGctgaaaaacaaacaaatggACAAAGAAACAGATAATGAAGAGCAGAGTAATGAAGTCACAGATAAAACTTGGCCTAAACCTATTCAGTTGGATAAGAATGTTAGTGTAGAAATTATGCCTTTCGATATAGAGATAAAGCAAGAAGTAATTTCCGATGAAGAATTAGAAGGAAAAGGTTCTGATGATAACAGGCAAGACTGTGAAATGTTACTGGATATAAAGGTTGAACCGGAAGAGATTACAGAACAGACTTTGCCTATACAAGTTACTGTCAATG GGACTATATCTCAGGATCAGTTTTCGTCATTAAATGGTTGTGAAGATAATGAGAAGGAAGAG TGGTTATCATCGATTTCAGTCAAGGAGGAACCAATTAGCGAGGATGAACTGATTCCGTCGGATATGCCGCTTGAATGCCTATTGTGTGCAAAGACGTTTCATACTGTTGCTGGTTTAAAG GCACATGTGATAACACAGCATAGCTACAAGACGGTGAAGAGAAAAGCGGAAAACTCACACACACCAGAGACCAAACGCCGTTCTTTAGCGGAAGccgagaaaaaatattttatttgcggTATTTGTAGGAGAA ATTTCCTAACATCAACAGATTTGAGAGTCCATGAGACTTGCCACAACAAGTTCTGTTGTTTCGCATGTAACTCTAAGTTTGACACATTCAGAGAGGTCACAGACCATAGAAATCGGTGTAAAGTCAAGGCAAAGGCAGTCAAgcctaaaactttgagggatgccATTAG AGAGAGAGCCAAAACAGGCATAGAGGTAACATCAGAAAATAAAAAACCACAGTGTAAGACATGTGGAATATCATTCAGAGACGCACTATATCTAAGGCTGCATAATGCGGAACAGCATCCAAACGAAGACGCAACAGAAGAGACAATAAGCAGAACAgaagacaaaaataaagaagaTTTAGAAGTAAAAATTACGATAGAGAAATGTAAAGAAGATGATAGTAAATATAGTAAAATTGAGACTGAACTTGAAAGCATATTTGAATATGCTGTTGAGAAAGAAGATTCAAAAGGAAGTGAGTTAAATGATAGTGTATATTTAGAGAGTAGAGAACAACTAGAGGAAACTTTAGGCGACAATGGCTCTGGAATTGCCGTTGAAGTAACAGATTTATCAGTTGAAAAACTAATAGAAACAAATGATTCTCAAAAAAGATTATCTGATCAATCTCAAGAAGATTGTGAACAAAATGAAACAGGAACAATTGAACTCAGTAATTCACAAATAGATGAACCTCAAACTAGTATGGATAAAATTGACATTAACATACTAGATGCGAATGTTGTGGTAGAACAGTCAAATATAGAAGCAAATACAAACCCCAGTGATTTACAAGTGAATACAAATGTTGATAAAGATGAATCCATAGgacaaatagaaatagaaatcagTAGAATGGAAGATAATATTATTGAACAGGCCGCAAATAGTCAAGAAATAGCTAAGACTGATTTAATTGAATGTATAGAACAGAATCAGGAAGCAAGAAAATGA
- the LOC126382088 gene encoding uncharacterized protein LOC126382088 isoform X2 yields MGVTMKSPKSKAPDKQHKTENNPEVLYHCRVCLIEIRSCPTDMFVPWLHSSFSSTLGEDVTIATHISNIANIEIPEIDGWPKYICTECLNKLSVCLTFINDVRHSEQMLKNKQMDKETDNEEQSNEVTDKTWPKPIQLDKNVSVEIMPFDIEIKQEVISDEELEGKGSDDNRQDCEMLLDIKVEPEEITEQTLPIQVTVNGTISQDQFSSLNGCEDNEKEEWLSSISVKEEPISEDELIPSDMPLECLLCAKTFHTVAGLKAHVITQHSYKTVKRKAENSHTPETKRRSLAEAEKKYFICGICRRNFLTSTDLRVHETCHNKFCCFACNSKFDTFREVTDHRNRCKVKAKAVKPKTLRDAIRERAKTGIEVTSENKKPQCKTCGISFRDALYLRLHNAEQHPNEDATEETISRTEDKNKEDLEVKITIEKCKEDDSKYSKIETELESIFEYAVEKEDSKGSELNDSVYLESREQLEETLGDNGSGIAVEVTDLSVEKLIETNDSQKRLSDQSQEDCEQNETGTIELSNSQIDEPQTSMDKIDINILDANVVVEQSNIEANTNPSDLQVNTNVDKDESIGQIEIEISRMEDNIIEQAANSQEIAKTDLIECIEQNQEARK; encoded by the exons ATG ggtgtcacaatgAAGTCTCCAAAGTCTAAAGCACCTGATAAACAGCATAAAACTGAAAACAACCCAGAAGTTCTGTATCATTGCCGTGTCTGCCTAATTGAGATAAGAAGCTGCCCCACGGACATGTTCGTCCCTTGGCTGCACTCAAGTTTTTCAAGTACTCTTGGTGAAGATGTAACCATAGCTACCCATATCAGTAATATTGCAAATATAGAG ATTCCCGAAATAGATGGGTGGCCGAAGTACATATGCACTGAGTGTTTAAATAAACTTAGTGTATGTTTAACATTTATAAACGACGTACGACATTCTGAACAAATGctgaaaaacaaacaaatggACAAAGAAACAGATAATGAAGAGCAGAGTAATGAAGTCACAGATAAAACTTGGCCTAAACCTATTCAGTTGGATAAGAATGTTAGTGTAGAAATTATGCCTTTCGATATAGAGATAAAGCAAGAAGTAATTTCCGATGAAGAATTAGAAGGAAAAGGTTCTGATGATAACAGGCAAGACTGTGAAATGTTACTGGATATAAAGGTTGAACCGGAAGAGATTACAGAACAGACTTTGCCTATACAAGTTACTGTCAATG GGACTATATCTCAGGATCAGTTTTCGTCATTAAATGGTTGTGAAGATAATGAGAAGGAAGAG TGGTTATCATCGATTTCAGTCAAGGAGGAACCAATTAGCGAGGATGAACTGATTCCGTCGGATATGCCGCTTGAATGCCTATTGTGTGCAAAGACGTTTCATACTGTTGCTGGTTTAAAG GCACATGTGATAACACAGCATAGCTACAAGACGGTGAAGAGAAAAGCGGAAAACTCACACACACCAGAGACCAAACGCCGTTCTTTAGCGGAAGccgagaaaaaatattttatttgcggTATTTGTAGGAGAA ATTTCCTAACATCAACAGATTTGAGAGTCCATGAGACTTGCCACAACAAGTTCTGTTGTTTCGCATGTAACTCTAAGTTTGACACATTCAGAGAGGTCACAGACCATAGAAATCGGTGTAAAGTCAAGGCAAAGGCAGTCAAgcctaaaactttgagggatgccATTAG AGAGAGAGCCAAAACAGGCATAGAGGTAACATCAGAAAATAAAAAACCACAGTGTAAGACATGTGGAATATCATTCAGAGACGCACTATATCTAAGGCTGCATAATGCGGAACAGCATCCAAACGAAGACGCAACAGAAGAGACAATAAGCAGAACAgaagacaaaaataaagaagaTTTAGAAGTAAAAATTACGATAGAGAAATGTAAAGAAGATGATAGTAAATATAGTAAAATTGAGACTGAACTTGAAAGCATATTTGAATATGCTGTTGAGAAAGAAGATTCAAAAGGAAGTGAGTTAAATGATAGTGTATATTTAGAGAGTAGAGAACAACTAGAGGAAACTTTAGGCGACAATGGCTCTGGAATTGCCGTTGAAGTAACAGATTTATCAGTTGAAAAACTAATAGAAACAAATGATTCTCAAAAAAGATTATCTGATCAATCTCAAGAAGATTGTGAACAAAATGAAACAGGAACAATTGAACTCAGTAATTCACAAATAGATGAACCTCAAACTAGTATGGATAAAATTGACATTAACATACTAGATGCGAATGTTGTGGTAGAACAGTCAAATATAGAAGCAAATACAAACCCCAGTGATTTACAAGTGAATACAAATGTTGATAAAGATGAATCCATAGgacaaatagaaatagaaatcagTAGAATGGAAGATAATATTATTGAACAGGCCGCAAATAGTCAAGAAATAGCTAAGACTGATTTAATTGAATGTATAGAACAGAATCAGGAAGCAAGAAAATGA
- the LOC126382088 gene encoding uncharacterized protein LOC126382088 isoform X1 yields MLKKTAVPTRFAWNNYQGVTMKSPKSKAPDKQHKTENNPEVLYHCRVCLIEIRSCPTDMFVPWLHSSFSSTLGEDVTIATHISNIANIEIPEIDGWPKYICTECLNKLSVCLTFINDVRHSEQMLKNKQMDKETDNEEQSNEVTDKTWPKPIQLDKNVSVEIMPFDIEIKQEVISDEELEGKGSDDNRQDCEMLLDIKVEPEEITEQTLPIQVTVNGTISQDQFSSLNGCEDNEKEEWLSSISVKEEPISEDELIPSDMPLECLLCAKTFHTVAGLKAHVITQHSYKTVKRKAENSHTPETKRRSLAEAEKKYFICGICRRNFLTSTDLRVHETCHNKFCCFACNSKFDTFREVTDHRNRCKVKAKAVKPKTLRDAIRERAKTGIEVTSENKKPQCKTCGISFRDALYLRLHNAEQHPNEDATEETISRTEDKNKEDLEVKITIEKCKEDDSKYSKIETELESIFEYAVEKEDSKGSELNDSVYLESREQLEETLGDNGSGIAVEVTDLSVEKLIETNDSQKRLSDQSQEDCEQNETGTIELSNSQIDEPQTSMDKIDINILDANVVVEQSNIEANTNPSDLQVNTNVDKDESIGQIEIEISRMEDNIIEQAANSQEIAKTDLIECIEQNQEARK; encoded by the exons atgttaaaaaaaactgcAGTTCCCACTAGATTTGCTTGGAACAATTATCAG ggtgtcacaatgAAGTCTCCAAAGTCTAAAGCACCTGATAAACAGCATAAAACTGAAAACAACCCAGAAGTTCTGTATCATTGCCGTGTCTGCCTAATTGAGATAAGAAGCTGCCCCACGGACATGTTCGTCCCTTGGCTGCACTCAAGTTTTTCAAGTACTCTTGGTGAAGATGTAACCATAGCTACCCATATCAGTAATATTGCAAATATAGAG ATTCCCGAAATAGATGGGTGGCCGAAGTACATATGCACTGAGTGTTTAAATAAACTTAGTGTATGTTTAACATTTATAAACGACGTACGACATTCTGAACAAATGctgaaaaacaaacaaatggACAAAGAAACAGATAATGAAGAGCAGAGTAATGAAGTCACAGATAAAACTTGGCCTAAACCTATTCAGTTGGATAAGAATGTTAGTGTAGAAATTATGCCTTTCGATATAGAGATAAAGCAAGAAGTAATTTCCGATGAAGAATTAGAAGGAAAAGGTTCTGATGATAACAGGCAAGACTGTGAAATGTTACTGGATATAAAGGTTGAACCGGAAGAGATTACAGAACAGACTTTGCCTATACAAGTTACTGTCAATG GGACTATATCTCAGGATCAGTTTTCGTCATTAAATGGTTGTGAAGATAATGAGAAGGAAGAG TGGTTATCATCGATTTCAGTCAAGGAGGAACCAATTAGCGAGGATGAACTGATTCCGTCGGATATGCCGCTTGAATGCCTATTGTGTGCAAAGACGTTTCATACTGTTGCTGGTTTAAAG GCACATGTGATAACACAGCATAGCTACAAGACGGTGAAGAGAAAAGCGGAAAACTCACACACACCAGAGACCAAACGCCGTTCTTTAGCGGAAGccgagaaaaaatattttatttgcggTATTTGTAGGAGAA ATTTCCTAACATCAACAGATTTGAGAGTCCATGAGACTTGCCACAACAAGTTCTGTTGTTTCGCATGTAACTCTAAGTTTGACACATTCAGAGAGGTCACAGACCATAGAAATCGGTGTAAAGTCAAGGCAAAGGCAGTCAAgcctaaaactttgagggatgccATTAG AGAGAGAGCCAAAACAGGCATAGAGGTAACATCAGAAAATAAAAAACCACAGTGTAAGACATGTGGAATATCATTCAGAGACGCACTATATCTAAGGCTGCATAATGCGGAACAGCATCCAAACGAAGACGCAACAGAAGAGACAATAAGCAGAACAgaagacaaaaataaagaagaTTTAGAAGTAAAAATTACGATAGAGAAATGTAAAGAAGATGATAGTAAATATAGTAAAATTGAGACTGAACTTGAAAGCATATTTGAATATGCTGTTGAGAAAGAAGATTCAAAAGGAAGTGAGTTAAATGATAGTGTATATTTAGAGAGTAGAGAACAACTAGAGGAAACTTTAGGCGACAATGGCTCTGGAATTGCCGTTGAAGTAACAGATTTATCAGTTGAAAAACTAATAGAAACAAATGATTCTCAAAAAAGATTATCTGATCAATCTCAAGAAGATTGTGAACAAAATGAAACAGGAACAATTGAACTCAGTAATTCACAAATAGATGAACCTCAAACTAGTATGGATAAAATTGACATTAACATACTAGATGCGAATGTTGTGGTAGAACAGTCAAATATAGAAGCAAATACAAACCCCAGTGATTTACAAGTGAATACAAATGTTGATAAAGATGAATCCATAGgacaaatagaaatagaaatcagTAGAATGGAAGATAATATTATTGAACAGGCCGCAAATAGTCAAGAAATAGCTAAGACTGATTTAATTGAATGTATAGAACAGAATCAGGAAGCAAGAAAATGA